In Magallana gigas chromosome 1, xbMagGiga1.1, whole genome shotgun sequence, the sequence agctaaaaaactacAGTATAATAACAGTGTTTATACTACTGCTTAAAGATGAACCAAGCTgccataataaaatatttgcatatccattgttctttcccactgtaagcctatacagaggaactgcaattatttttctataatcgcaattgctctgtctgtatactatgacgtcataaaggatACATTAAAGTcggaatgtttatttttgatgcaatacCTAAATGTctaggtctaggctaatacagggtatttgcgagtggtaaaatgcaaatataagtaataaacaacgattatttagtgaacacgGCATTAGGATTAGCaattgctctgctggcatattttccatgatgcgctagtaTTGTCTGAATACGTTGAACTGTTAACAATGGTGAAGTCTGTCTGATTAATCCGTGTCCTCATTTTGTACCATGTATTACAATACTGCCTGACTATGAAAAAAGACAAACAATATAGACATGTTACTTCAAGTTTATTGACTTTTATCTACAGCTCGCTACATTTCCCCAAACATCATTTGTATACAAGTATTATGTTTTTCATGGTAAGagtaaacacaataaaaataaacataatactatatatatacgttataaatgtatttcatcaGGTTTATTGTGTGGGTAAACACCAAAAAAATCATCTCGCTTAAACTTGCGTACAATATTTCTCCAAATAAATGACATTAACTTGAGATGTCCTATCTATCTGGTCAACAGAGATACAGAGTGTGAGAAATGTGCTTACACACCATTAACAAACACATAGGATTAACAACATGCTAATTACAAATTGAGGTCATCATGACCTACTTtcaaattgatatatacatgagTATATGACTTCTGGTATAATTAATGGTACATCATTTCTAAAACACAAgttagtttattttttcaaataaatagataTGTTCTAAAATAGTTTCACTATAAACTACCATGATTCTAATTGGGTCATTGTGACCTACCTTTTGAGCATAACAAGCAATATATGATGCACCAATTGTTACACAGGCACAGCTCAaacttaatgaattaaaaactaACATCaactattaatatatttaaattaaaactacataacattgtataaaaaaacccatCGAAAACTTATCAAATTCTTATCAAAAGCTTATCAGATCACTTCTTTCCAAATGATCAATCCTACCAATAAAACTGTCACGGATAAACACCATCAAattcatttctcatttttaagTAAAACTTCATCTTATGAAAATTATCTAAGGGGAATAACTGTTTTTTCATCCTGActgaaaaatacacattttgagttattcccctttgaatataatgtttattaaaacataCAAGATTTCTTGTGTAAAactcaaaattacaaaaaaaacagtATGTGACACATTGGCTACAATTGTAATGGACATCTCCGTCCTAGCACCGAATGATACCAGAAATTTCAGGAGCTTAgatatgtaaaacatattaatatatactgacaaaatttacacttagataaaattgacaaaaaacgTATGATAACAAATTACAGTAGAGTTCACGTACACAAAAGACAGAGTCCATTGATGATGCCTTATTCATAAAGAGTTTGGTACTCAGAGCACAGAGTCTATTGAGGATGCGTTATATATGTAGAGTTCACCTATACAGAAACAGAGTCCATCGATGGCGCGTTATATATGTAGAGTTCACGCACACGGATACAGAGTCCATCGATGGCGCGTTATATATGTAGAGTTCACGCACACGGATACAGAGTCCATCGATGGCGCGTTATATATGTAGAGTTCACGCACACGGATACAGAGTCCATCGATGGCGCGTTATATATGTAGAGTTCACGCACACGGATACAGAGTCCATCGATGGCGCGTTATATATGTAGAGTTCACGCACACGGATACAGAGTCCATCGATGGCGCGTTATATATGTAGAGTTCACCCACAGATACATTATTTTTGTGCAGATTTCATGTACACAGAACGCAGAGACCATTGATGATGCGTTATTTTTGTGCAGAGTTCACATACACAGCAACAGTGTCCattgatgacgcgttatttTTGTTCACCTACACAGATACAGAGTCCATTCATGAAACGTTGTTTATGTAGAGTTCACGCACAGAACACAAAGTCCGTTGATGATCGGTAATTATTTGGCTTCTGTAACTCCATTGGAATTATGGATAATCCGGGAAGGTTTTCTACTGTCTCCCCCTGAAGGCGTTTAAAAAGCAGCTTGTctgcaagaaataaaaaaaaaataatttataatagtattaaatgattaataccAAATACTTGGACAAGAAGGAAAGAAAAAGTGAGCAAACTCAAACACCCCATGTTCTGACATTACTTGACAACGCTACACATCATGAATGGCAGAGTATGCATTAAGGTGGCATTCTACACCGCTTTCTGATGACGCAGtacacaaaaaagtaaatctggaagcatgtaATTCTGGTACCGGCTGATTGCAACTGAGGGgaattgtatggggaccgctcttttgaaaaatttgttaaatgaacagaataaatcaaaattttgattaaaattcattatttacatgtaaggtggtatgggacaccttcatGTTGTGtcatattatttatcgaaataaacaataaatcaagtataattttataaataccggtagtttctttcccatcatTGTTACCTTACAGCGCAGTGCAGGGGGTTAGAGCGCTCACTACGGACCTGTAAGTCACGAGTTCGAGTCGGGTTCgaaaaatttattacttttccaaaattttctaaaacatattttatggtaaaatattgtgaaagaaaattctaaaccaatgaaagtatttcaatagtaatgtactttaattcacatcattattgacagatgttccataccaccttaattaaagggatgggagggtggctttgaatttctctcaggttgggatacataaatcctaattatttcacgttccttaattttcacaactttgaatcttcttTGCCcaagggtgctttgtgccaagtttggttgaaattgacccaGTAGTTCTGGgggagatgttgaaaatgtgaaaagttgacGGACAGAGGacagacaaacaaacagacaacagacaaaatgtgatcagaaaggctcacttgagctttcagctcagttagctaaaaatgataaaggGCATTACTAGCAAAACATTATCGGATCAAAACTTTCTGCAATTATGCACATATCTAATCATTTGTCTTAAACAACAACATACTAAATTCTAATGGTTCAAAATTTGAAGACAaaacattgtaattaaaatttccTAGAAATGTGAAAATCAACACATTGTGTTCTAACTACCTACAATAAAAATCATTGCTAAATTCAACATTTGGACAAAATTCTAAGTTCAATGGGGCTAAAATTCCTAGAAAGATAAATGAATTGGAACTTCCTAGTAATTAGcacatctacacattgtgtcctaaatacctcaaaagtttcatatatttcatattaaacatgataaaattctGTGCAGCTGTTGAATATAAGTTTTGCTTAAAATCCACTGAATGAGATAGGTCGAAATCATTATTCTCTAACAATTCCATTACATGGGGTATAATAATGGCACAATTAGCAAAACAAGATACATTTTGGAATTGATAAAGATCTgacatttacaatttataattgttCAGTTTAATATTATAGACTTCATGtggatatttgttttataatattccacattcagaaaataaaacttgtataacATGATGTTTCTCACTCAGCAACAGACAGCCATGTTTGGATgatcacaaagtgtgaaataaacaggagtcagcattacagtccatgtgaattatacacagctcaatttcagctgcagatgttgaacaaagtgacaaacaacatgtgtggttttgagagcagactagatttgtacagaaacatttacaacctgtcaatatcccAGCTATCTCCATTATACGGCTGGTGTTGAGCTGGACATGGTGTCCTCATCAGGACGAGgtctgtgttcatctacaacaagtcattaattaactgttaattaatacatacagtatatgtaattatagagctacatctacaaattaaaactttaacctgaTGACCCTGTCACTTGCTttaatatttatctaattaatGAAGTTAAGTCAATTAACATGTCACAAAATAACTGATTACAAATAACATGAGtcactctatatatttcataattaaatacagCAACCTGTTATTTCTATTCACTAAATACAATGacatgtaactgtacatttaattaataaaataatgtatctaatttgtctttattttagataaacacTGAATCCCAATGACTGGTAGATACagctaaccctgtaacaatgagttgtttatattgacaaacaatcacacagataaacatgtcttacatgtatcttattgactgatcattaacacggactgtgtgtcttagttatctatatctaattaatgtgaatgataatgactcagacttacctgtcagagcgtcctgtctggtgatatacctgtagacacacaccttgttgtaccatgatccgacccagagacggtgagtgttgacatcataactcaggctcaGTGGTACACCCATCTCTTGTGATtttgtcagtagatgtgacaggaactgaccgtccttatccaacatctgtactgtgttGGTTCTActatcacacaccaggatgtgtgacagcgcgtcagtacagattcctaTAGGATCTAGTCGTGATCCTGATGgaggtcctgtgtaggagaaacgatgtcttcctccacgctctgtcaccactacagtaCCGAACATAATATTTATagagtcagacaccacgacatccccattgttgttctctgtgaTATAGTGAGGTATACTATACAGTCCCTGTCCTGTGTTGTGGTactgtatggtttgtgtgagttgtccactctggttgtaccgggttaccttgcctgtaTCATAGTTCcacatcccgaccagtagatccccagtggacggggaccagtacacacaccgtgggtcccatgtagagtctgttctctctataaatgtggtggttgttttcatatcctttgacagtttgttgatgttatcattcctatttatataaatcagttcactctcactgttcactgtgtgtgaTCCTCCATAACCACGAcatgaatcctccacacgatgtagagggacacctgttgtgtctgtcaacatgagaTTGTTTCTAtgatcactgacccagacccggtctgatgtcacacaggaaatgtgatgaCAACCACGaacacctgtcactgtgagagattgatggaactcagcaccagacgtcagtttcagcagacactggtttcctatgcgtcggtttcctctctctgtgatttggattgcactcagtgactccatcacatcctccttgttgagtgactcagtcatggagagctggctggtgtggatTGTAAGATGTATCTGGGGGAGGGCTGTCTTTGTGAAGGAGAGGAATTGTAGCGCACTGAATGTGAATGCTGGCT encodes:
- the LOC136274386 gene encoding uncharacterized protein is translated as MTQSPHIMDTASSQYRVHLCSKCPGDTEYYCVSCPCDLCPQSKENHVKDLQTIDHDVVSHRDKINYIPTQEICVRHPNHVYTKYCEPCQVPVCDFWFGHKSHKLPVRSFLFGKNPHKIQDLQKAYKTKRQQHRGTIHTIRSEALFYRPVLLTEIKADVKTCHTEFSPLQSEMLTKAKNLKDLIDYVVYDLLNNVLCYFDFKHRCKKQKIEMIRHIVRLRRYEHRYVQPAFTFSALQFLSFTKTALPQIHLTIHTSQLSMTESLNKEDVMESLSAIQITERGNRRIGNQCLLKLTSGAEFHQSLTVTGVRGCHHISCVTSDRVWVSDHRNNLMLTDTTGVPLHRVEDSCRGYGGSHTVNSESELIYINRNDNINKLSKDMKTTTTFIERTDSTWDPRCVYWSPSTGDLLVGMWNYDTGKVTRYNQSGQLTQTIQYHNTGQGLYSIPHYITENNNGDVVVSDSINIMFGTVVVTERGGRHRFSYTGPPSGSRLDPIGICTDALSHILVCDSRTNTVQMLDKDGQFLSHLLTKSQEMGVPLSLSYDVNTHRLWVGSWYNKVCVYRYITRQDALTDEHRPRPDEDTMSSSTPAV